One Nycticebus coucang isolate mNycCou1 chromosome 7, mNycCou1.pri, whole genome shotgun sequence genomic window, TCAGCATCTATATATTATAATCCCCCCGGGAACAAGCAATAACACACAGCATCTATGTTACAatcccccagttttatttttaaattgtgcatACAGGTGTccacaaaattctgaaagaaatttaTAAGGTGAAGAGTGGTAATTTTAGGAAAGTATGATTGTAgataatgttttttctttgtatttttcaaatttgctCTAATGAGTATGTATAACTTTCATGACATCACAAGTGATCagtaattttatgtatttattgatttagttagttattttttggagacacagtctcaagctgttccccaGGGTAGAAtcccttggcatcatagctcacagcaacctcaaacccttgggctcaagtgatcctcttgcctcagcctcccaaatggctgggactacaggcgtccttcacaacacccggctattttttttagagatggggtctcgctctggctcaggctggtctcaaacctctgagcttcggcaatccacccgcttcagcctcccagagtgctaggattacaggtgtggcccAACACGCCCAGCCTCAGTAATTATATTCAAACAGTAGAATCACAGTTGTAGTATGTTTCTCCTTATTTTAGAAGGCATACTAgtacattttattatgtataattttttaaaatttaattttcttttttagagccATGAGGTCTCAGGGCACTCCTTGCCAAGGCTGGACTGTGaagtagcagggactgcaggcCGGCGCCACCGCGCCTGGGTTTTGTGTTTCACCTCATGTTGACCATGCCCGCCGTCCTGGTCCACATTTCTGCTTCCCCACTCAATACTTGTTTTCAGTGTCACCATCCTCACATCTGtcatctcagggaggtttttttgtgtgttgggGCACTGATTTCTACAAGTGTGGCTGTCCTGAGGGAGAGAGCCCAGCGGCAGAGCTGGAAGGGGACTGGGCTCCGTGGAGGAGCATTTTTGCTGAAGGAAGGGTCTAGGAAACTGAGCGTGTTCCTTGCTGTGTTTGCAGAGTCCAGGGTGCTCAAGAAATGCCTGCGGagtgagggaaagagaggaagagatgcCTGAGAAAGGAGATTTAAAAGGCTGGCCGGGGTGGTCTCAAGAGCCCGGggcgggtggggtggggggctgcctTGGGTGGCAGGAGCGGGACGTTTGTGTGACCTCCTCTGTGGTTAACCTGAGGTGAAGAGGAGGCTGAGCATGGGTCCTGGCAGTTTTATGGACTTCTCAATATCATGGACGGGGCAGACACCCAAGGTTTGAAGAATTTAGAAAAGACTGGACTTTGACACTGCAGGAGGAGGGACAGCCGGTGGGTGAGAGAAAAGGCCAGCCCCTCTGCTGACACCACTTCAGGTGACAACAGCAGGCCTCAGCTGCCAGTTTCTCCTTACTCGCCTGGCCTAGCACCGCCGCCCACTCGTGTCCCCTGCCCTGTTAACCCCTTCCTTCAGTACAGTGTAATGCAGATGTGACCCAAACAGAGGGGAAACAAGAACTGGTGATGGGAAAGTGATGGCATTTGAGCTGCATCTTTAAGTGTGAGTAGGACGCTGCTGGTGGAAGAGGGCTCTTTAGAATATGGGCCAGCCCCACGGGAGGGTGGAAAGCTAcagggagggcagggtggggggtgcAACCTGGCATGTTTCCTTTATAAGAGCAGAAGGTCCGGCGCCCAGGAGCCCTGTGGTGTGTGCCTGGCTAGGTCGCCTTGTCCCGAGTCTCCTTTGCTCTATTGGTGCTGTCCCTGCTGTGGCAGGTGTGCTCTGCTGAAGCTGCTGCATCATCACTGTCCTCTCAGAGGCATTTCTCAGTGCTTCGCCCAGCGCTGAGCGCAAGGTACCTGCCCCATAAATAGTAAGTGCTGCTAGAGTTACAAACTCTGGCCTCTCCTGTAGTCTTGAGTTTCTCTGGAGTAGTGATTTTCCGCTggtgtgctgcagcacactggtgtgctgtgagaggatttaggtgtgccgtgaaaaatgtttaaagatcattaattattttccaaagaagttcaaagcacagtcagtatatatattttttgcattcttttttgaGCAACATGATTTAAgggtgccgtggaagtttaactataggtatAACACAGTGTGTTGTTggaaaaaaaggttgaaagaccCTGTTCTAGATTCTCAGACGCCAGGAGACAAGGCTGCAAGGATGTCTTACAGCCAGGTTGTTGGGGGCACTTAACTGCCACACTGGTGATCTGAATTGTTGAGTAGGAACAAAATGTGGACCGTTAGAAGACACAGTGGTATGAGGTAGCTTTTGAAATATAGAAGCAGTAAAATTCTGTAACATTGCTTTAAGACTTCATCATACCACATACTGACCATATACAGGGTAACCATAAAGTTCATGTCCAAATTGCAATTCCATGCCAAatgcacaggaactttatggacaccctgtatagaGATTCATACTTAATGAGGCTGAAGTCAATGATAGAGGATGTTTTAAAGTACTTATTTCCTCAGGGACCAAAACTTTTCGCATATCTGCCCTAGCAGTCCATAAAATGTGGTCCCAAGACCTCCAAAGGCCCCGAGGCTGTTCATACCTCCTTCTTTTCCAACTACTTAGCTGTGTGGGGCAGGAATATTCCTCTATCCCAAATCACATAGTGTAGTACATTCATCTCAGAAGTAGATGTAAAAATCTAGCTATCCTTGATTAAACCAGACATTAAGcagattttgtaaaaatataaaagaataccACTGTACTAACTTTTGTTTTGGTAAATGTAGTTATTTCCCCCCATAATCTCATTTATGTAAGTGTGAAATAAGCTTGTATTAttacttaaaaaatgaattccTAAATATGTTTTCAAAGGTCTCATTGTTAATTCCTAATGCAAATCAATATCTATAGATATAAACCATATAACAAGAGCCATCTGGGGATGTCAATACATTTTGAGAGCATTAGGGAGcccaaaactgaaaaatgtttgagaaccactgctctgtcCTTTCTCTGTTCTGCAGTAAATGTGTtaatgtgcttttctttctttttttgtttttgttgatatatgttttatttatttattctttgatttcAGATTGACAAgagggtgcaaatgtttaggttacattgttttcagttctaaggtaaagttcaagttgtagttgagcccttcgccaGGGGGCGCGCTGAGCACCCTCCCATTGCGCATCTTAGGTGAAATCCCTCCAATGTGTTTTTCTAAATCTGCCATCAATTGAAGTCCTGGAACTTTCTCACCTGAGGGGCAAATGAAAGCAAGAGCGGTGGTGGATTAGGTTTGGGGGGTGCAGAATACTTCCTTCTTAGGGAGTCACAGAGCCTGTGACAAATAAAAGCATCCAAAAGGACCAGAGTCAAAAAGTCTGTTTGGCTGTATTTGCATGTATTATTTCTGAcgcatattttaatgtttttcgtGTAGTATCTTGTAGCATCCTCTGGAACTAGTGTTCTACCAAATTTGAGGAAGCCCAAGACGAATTGATCATCCCCTTCTTTGTGAGTCCTGATCTAACACTGAAAGTCAGAAGAGAGAGTCTTTGTGGGGACAGGGGAGCCTCCGGGGCCTCTGAGAGCTCACCTTGAGGTTGCCTTGTTTCCAGCTCTGTCATTAAGTCTGGACCTATAACTGTGACTTGAGTGTGAAGAATTTGTTATGAGACAGGAATCCCAGGCTGAGAAGGTACCAAAGATGGAACTGAGGCTTGAGTGTGATTTTGAAAATTCTCTGAATGAGTTCACTGTTCGTGGTCAGTTCTCTTCCAGTTAGGAAAAAGAGACATGGCCACAACCTGGATGCATGTGGCCTCTTTGAACTGTGACTTCCAGAACAGTTGTGAAAATAGCACATGTTGGAAGCTAcgtctttcatatttttatgttctCCTCTTACTGAAGTAAgccctagaattttttttttttcccctggaaatGTGTCCAGGGAAATAAATACATGATTCTTTTGAAAAAACTGTTAGTGAGTAAGGGAAGCATCAGTAGGCAGATGTAATATCCCTGGCTCATCTATGCCAAGACTGACTGTGTTTGAAAATAGGAATAGGTCCTTTGCAAAATATTCCCAAGGGTTGGAACAGAAGTAAAATTAGCTAAATTGAAAATAAGTGACTTAATGAGTCTAAAGGTATCTCCTATGGAAATAAACAGGAGGCATCTGAAGTTTTCCTAtagaaactaaaataaacaataacaagGAAGTGGTCAGGTGTCTTGGGGGGGACAGTATATAAAGGCCTCCCCTGCAGAAGGAGGCATCTCACCTCCCTCACCTCTCCCGAGTCCTCTCTGCTGACACCATGGGTTGCTGTGGCTGTGGAGGTTGTGGTGGCGGCTCTGGCGGCTGCGGTGGCAGCTGTGGCGGCTGCGGCGGCTGTGGTGGCGGCTGCGGTGGCTGTGGCAGCTGCACCAGCTGCAGGTGCTACCGCGTGGGCTGCTGCTCCTCCTGCTGCCCCGGCTGCCGCGGCTGCTGTGGGGGGTGCTGCAGCACGCCCGTGATCTGCTGCTGCCGCCGCACCTGCTGCTCGGGGGGCTCGTGCGGCTGCGGCTGCGGGAAGGGCTGTTGCCAGCAGCAGTGCGGCTGTAAGAAGCGGTGCTGCCTCTAGGGGGCGCCCGGCTCCACCCCCGCCCGGGAGCTGTGCGAGGCCGAGGGGTAAGACCCTGCTTCCCCTGAgggtttatcattttattatgttCAGTCTTTCATAAACATTCTCTCGGGGATCTGAGCATTTGTTGTTTTCTGCCTGTATGCGGTCTTTTCCATTGCTTttgtctgtatttattttttgaaattcctaattggtgcgtgccacaccttctgggggcaagacatgattgcaagagggactttacctaacaaatgcaatcagtgtaacctggcttattgtaccctcaatgaatccccaacaacaacaaaaaaattcctaatAAAATGCCTTGATACACCTCCCGAATCTCCATATTAGTCATCGTTTTTATTAGTTCCTTGGTTGGCTGTTCTGTCCCCTGCACCGTGGGTTCCATTCTGCCTCTCACACTGCCCCAGATGCTGAACCCACAGCCCCCGGTTCTGCCGCCCTGAAATGACACTTTACCCGAGGGCTCTGTACTCAGCCCCTGCTGAAGGGTTTCTGGTGGGCGTGTGGGTGGGGGATGAAGGTGGTGGGGGTTGTTGATGGCTGGtctttgtctttgtttcttcttGAAACTTACCTAGGAAATGAAAAATGGGCCcgaaaggaaggaaaaacattGAAACCTCTACCCTGGGGTTCCCTGTGGTTTCTGAGGAGACTGGAATGCGTTCATTCGCCAGCCCAGGGAGCAGGAGTGATGTGGGGTCCGTGCGGCTCTTGCCCTGGCCGGTCTGGCCTCCCACAGCTGTGTACCTCCTCTGTCTTCCGCTGACTTCATGCGGTAAACTCACTTGGCAGCCCCTACGGGAGGGGGTCTGTGGTAAACTCACTTGGCAGCCCCTACGGGAGGGGTCTGCCAGTTCCCAGCAGCTGACCCTGTGGTCAATTCAAcccagcaggtgggaggggaggcTTCATTTTGATGTCAGGTCCAAGCCCTGGTTTGCAGCTCAGCTCCACCGGAAACTCGGCAGAGGGGACCTCTGTCCTGAGTGTACCCTGCTCCCATGTCCATTCAGGACAGGGTGAGTGGTGAGTC contains:
- the LOC128589784 gene encoding small cysteine and glycine repeat-containing protein 7-like: MGCCGCGGCGGGSGGCGGSCGGCGGCGGGCGGCGSCTSCRCYRVGCCSSCCPGCRGCCGGCCSTPVICCCRRTCCSGGSCGCGCGKGCCQQQCGCKKRCCL